The following are encoded together in the Gadus chalcogrammus isolate NIFS_2021 chromosome 2, NIFS_Gcha_1.0, whole genome shotgun sequence genome:
- the tmem220 gene encoding transmembrane protein 220, protein MNGDCRGITNKCILVLWQVCNVCMSVFFALAAYVQINDPDAGLWMVGYAVPATLCITIGLKPQVTEWLAWRKIADLHVMVSTAVLGMLGWTLYRERITNLFQQEEGREFSGLVLTVIWLLLCRHSGRGPVGILRVSTATAITVFPFVAWMYYYHNKELTANWPSHCQTAI, encoded by the exons ATGAACGGAGACTGCAGAGGGATCaccaacaaatgtattttggttTTGTGGCAAGTTTgcaatgtgtgcatgtctgtattTTTCGCTCTTGCAGCCTATGTACAG ATCAATGATCCCGACGCAGGGCTGTGGATG GTTGGATACGCCGTTCCTGCAACTCTTTGTATAACTATCGGGCTGAAACCCCAGGTGACAG AATGGTTGGCGTGGAGGAAGATTGCTGATCTCCACGTGATGGTTTCGACCGCCGTGCTGGGCATGTTGGGCTGGACCTTATATAGAGAACGCATCACCAATTTGTTCCAgcaagaggaggggag AGAATTTTCCGGACTAGTGCTGACTGTAATCTGGCTTCTGTTGTGTCGCCACTCCGGAAG AGGGCCTGTTGGAATTCTGCGAGTGTCCACTGCCACAGCCATCACAGTCTTCCCCTTTGTAGCGTGGATGTACTACTACCACAACAAGGAGCTCACAGCCAACTGGCCCTCGCACTGTCAGACGGCCATCTAG
- the LOC130398607 gene encoding protein SCO1 homolog, mitochondrial, protein MTLSLSNPNMWYRLVLQGSAHTHALRSIHSALPGRHGTLSNAMASLRLHCLARVQMSRTTRCLPPLCSRAFSSLPPPPGQKSKSKKTGPVTWKSLAITFAIGGTVLGLMKYFKKEKEELLEKERNKSIGKAALGGPFSLVDHNNKPSKSEDFLGQWVLLYFGFTHCPDICPDEIEKMIEVVDAIDKIKSIPNLTPLLITIDPDRDTVEAMAAYVKEFSPKLVGLTGTKAQVEQVSRAYRVYYSQGPKDEDNDYIVDHTIIMYLVGPDGDFLEYFGQNKTSTEITGSIAAYMRKHKKGK, encoded by the exons ATGACCCTGAGCCTCTCAAACCCCAATATGTGGTACAGGCTGGTTCTGCAGGGatctgcacatacacacgcactccgATCTATACACAGCGCTCTACCGGGACGACACGGCACGTTATCTAATGCCATGGCATCTTTGAGACTCCATTGCCTG GCCCGGGTACAGATGTCCAGGACAACCAGATGTTTACCTCCACTCTGCAGCAGAGCGTTTtcatctctacctcctccacccggTCAAAAGTCCAAGTCCAAAAAAACCGGG CCTGTGACGTGGAAATCTTTAGCCATCACATTCGCCATCGGCGGCACTGTCCTGGGTCTCATGAAGTACTTCAAGAAGGAAAAGGAAGAAC TGCTTGAGAAGGAGCGTAACAAGTCGATAGGCAAGGCTGCGCTGGGCGGCCCCTTCTCCCTGGTGgaccacaacaacaaacccAGCAAGAGCGAGGACTTCCTGGGCCAGTGGGTGCTGCTCTACTTCGGCTTCACGCACTGCCCCGACATCTGCCCTGACGAGATCGAGAAGATGATCGAGGTGGTGGACGCCATAG ACAAGATAAAGAGCATCCCGAACCTCACCCCGCTCCTCATCACGATCGACCCCGACCGGGACACGGTGGAAGCCATGGCCGCCTACGTGAAAG AGTTCTCTCCCAAGCTGGTGGGTCTGACAGGAACGAAGGCCCAGGTGGAGCAGGTGTCCCGGGCCTACAGGGTCTACTACAGCCAGGGGCCCAAGGATGAGGACAACGACTACATC GTGGACCACACCATCATCATGTACCTGGTGGGTCCGGACGGAGACTTCCTCGAGTACTTCGGCCAGAACAAGACGAGCACAGAGATCACGGGCTCCATCGCGGCGTACATGAGGAAACACAAGAAGGGCAAATAG